From Corvus cornix cornix isolate S_Up_H32 chromosome 1A, ASM73873v5, whole genome shotgun sequence, a single genomic window includes:
- the WDR91 gene encoding WD repeat-containing protein 91 isoform X2 translates to MAAATERTDELVREYLLFRGFTAALKQLDAEIKADREKGFRVDKIVDQLQQFVQSYDLAALRDYWSYLDRRLFSRLEDVYRPTVNKLKTSLFRYYLVHAIQNGRNDKAQEFFLKLASELQNQAEWKDWFVLPFLPAPDSNPTFATYFSRQWADTFIVSLHNFLSVLFQCMPVPVILNFEAECLRSSLIQEENESLRHKLFALQAESSRMKKEELEVEQTVTHHKLPAYVANMDRLGDSELDMTCNQRSTAHSLQSRGGFLSSFLSQSKKGPSRPTHSSGASPTQTGNMLLGKKEPTNHQSAKGKEGTVSCKDGKIPFSGLVAGESSSLQQRQKRLQEHGKERKELLSKGTFQGQSAEKKTDTSIAEAEPCSDLHAEQTETSAKVPGSSAEAVGVRQEQPFIVLSQEEYGEHHSSIMYCRVDCSGRRVASLDVDGVIKVWSFNPIMQTKASSISKSPLLSLEWATKRDRLLLLGSGVGTVRLYDTEAKKNLCEISIDEDMPRILSLACSPSGASFVCSAAAQSPISHIDFSVINSGGKSVNQVPGKLLLWDTKTMKQQLQFSLEPEPIAINCTAFNHNGNLLVTGAADGIVRLFDMQQHECAMSWKAHDGEVYSVEFSYDENTVYSIGEDGKFIQWNIHKIGLKVSEYDLPREATGPFILSGYSGYKQVQFPRGRLFAFDSEGNYMLTCSSTGGVIFKLNGEEKVLESCLSLGGHRAPVVTVDWSTAMDCGTCLTASMDGKIKLTTLLAQKS, encoded by the exons ATGGCGGCGGCAACGGAGCGCACGGACGAGCTGGTGCGGGAGTATCTGCTCTTCCGCGGCTTCACCGCCGCCCTCAAGCAGCTGGACGCCGAGATCAAGGCGGACAGGGAGAAGGGTTTCCGG GTGGATAAGATAGTGGaccagctgcagcagtttgtTCAGAGCTACGATCTGGCTGCCCTGCGGGATTACTGGAGTTATCTGGACCGACGCCTTTTCAGCCGTTTGGAAGACGTCTATCGGCCAACAGTGAACAAGCTCAAAACCAGCTTATTCCGATATTACCTTGTCCATGCTATTCAG aATGGCCGCAATGACAAGGCGCAAGAGTTTTTCCTCAAGCTGGCCTCCGAGCTCCAGAACCAGGCAGAGTGGAAGGATTGGTTTGTcctgcccttcctccctgctccagatTCCAACCCCACCTTTGCCACCTATTTCTCACGCCAGTGGGCAGATACGTTCATCGTGTCCCTGCACAACTTCCTGAGCGTCTTATTTCAGTGCATGC CAGTTCCAGTCATACTGAACTTTGAAGCTGAATGTCTCAGGAGCAGTCTCatacaagaagaaaatgaatcGTTGCGGCATAAG CTGTTTGCTCTGCAGGCTGAATCCTCCCGCATGAAGAAAGAGGAACTGGAGGTGGAACAAACAGTTACGCATCACAAGTTGCCTGCATATGTGGCCAACATGGATCGACTAGGGGACTCTGAACT TGATATGACCTGCAATCAGAGGAGTACAGCACATTCTCTTCAGTCCCGGGGAGGCTTTCTGtcctcttttctctcccaaaGTAAAAAGGGCCCTTCCAGACCAACCCATTCAAGTGGGGCTTCTCCAACGCAGACTGGCAATATGCTGCTAGGGAAGAAAGAACCAACAAATCACCAG AGtgccaaaggaaaagaaggaacagTGAGCTGTAAGGACGGAAAGATCCCCTTCAGTGGTTTAGTGGCAGGCGAGTCCAGTTCCCTGCAGCAGCGGCAGAAGCGCTTGCAAGAgcatgggaaagaaaggaaggaactgTTGTCGAAAGGGACCTTCCAG GGCCAAAgtgctgagaagaaaacagatacTAGCATAGCTGAGGCAGAACCATGCTCAGATCTGCATGCTGAGCAAACAGAGACTTCAGCCAAAGTTcctggcagcagtgcagaggcTGTGGGGGTTCGGCAGGAACAGCCTTTCATCGTCCTGAGCCAGGAGGAGTATGGGGAGCACCATTCATCCATCATGTACTGCAG GGTTGATTGTTCTGGACGGAGGGTGGCCAGCTTGGACGTGGATGGGGTCATCAAAGTCTGGTCTTTTAACCCCATAATGCAAACTAAAGCTTCATCCATTTCCAAATCTCCATTGCTGTCCCTGGAATGGGCCACCAAGCGTGATCGGCTG CTATTGCTTGGCAGTGGGGTTGGGACGGTTCGTCTTTATgacacagaagcaaagaagaatCTCTGTGAAATCAGCATTGATGAAGACATGCCCAG GATCCTCTCGCTTGCCTGCAGCCCAAGTGGTGCCTCCTTtgtctgctctgcagcagcccagagccccATCTCCCACATTGACTTCTCAGTAATCAACTCTGGGGGCAAAAGTGTGAACCAAGTTCCTGGGAAGCTGCTACTGTGGGACACTAAAACGATGAAGCAGCAG ctgcagttctccctggagcctgAGCCCATTGCTATTAACTGCACAGCCTTCAACCACAATGGCAACCTGCTGGTCACCGGGGCTGCAGATGGGATTGTTCGTCTCTTTG ATATGCAGCAGCATGAGTGCGCCATGAGCTGGAAGGCACATGATGGGGAAGTCTACTCCGTCGAGTTCAGCTATGATGAGAACACAGTCTACAGCATAGGCGAGGATGGCAAG TTTATTCAGTGGAATATCCACAAAATTGGCTTGAAGGTGTCTGAGTATGACCTTCCCAGGGAAGCTACAGGTCCTTTTATTCTGTCTGGGTACAGTGGCTACAAGCAAGTCCAGTTCCCACGAGGACGGCTTTTTGCTTTTGACTCTGAGGGCAATTACATGTTGACATGCTCTTCTACTGGGGGAGTAATATTCAAG tTAAATGGTGAGGAAAAGGTTCTGGagagctgcctttccctgggagGACACCGAGCTCCTGTTGTCACAGTGGATTGGAGCACAGCCATGGACTGCGGGACCTGCCTCACTGCTTCTATGGAcgggaaaattaaattaacaacCTTACTGGCTCAAAAGTCTTAA
- the STRA8 gene encoding stimulated by retinoic acid gene 8 protein homolog, with protein MAKQHLPQAHHWVPLARLFSSLRGRVLSQSDNCASKYQVLRKAKTSIQKLEQTLCSLLKMKASCSLEDGSPSSLEEVREEYVRRQFGSSSTTSASEDVSESDSAIWYLLQECEKQTPEEYGKPELIQFSDTLSPDLMEFERYLYFYKHTVDLLIEHGIVCTGEVPLPEVSTAISHFWQELSEESRDSILQYCSQRDFFMDPKAVCPEPACTEGSVRDSGGNSEEASGSSVSTPEEVMFEDAFDVAAGFLDRSKTQGMSSQSSAFASCTSENPEDHQRLYLQVTDFLKHLFFANTQFCQEEDLHYDHETVMLRCTETFDDEDF; from the exons ATGGCAAAGCAGCACTTGCCACAGGCACACCACTGGGTTCCTCTGGCAAGACTCTTCAGCAGCTTGCGGGGAAGAGTTTTATCCCAGTCAGACAACTGTGCCTCAAAG TATCAAGTTTTGCGTAAGGCTAAGACATCTATCCAGAAGCTGGAGCAAACCTTGTGTTCTTTGCTGAAGATGAAAG CGAGCTGCAGTCTGGAGGATGGGAGCCCATCCAGCTTGGAGGAAGTCAGGGAGGAGTATGTCAGGAGGCAGTTCGGCAGTTCCAG CACTACATCAGCCTCAGAAGATGTGAGTGAAAGTGACTCTGCCATCTGGTATTTGCTTCaagaatgtgaaaaacaaacaccGGAAGAATATGGGAAGCCAGAATTGATCCAGTTTTCAGACACTTTATCCCCAGATCTAATGGAATTTGAACG atACCTGTATTTTTATAAGCACACAGTGGACCTGCTGATAGAGCATGGAATTGTTTGCACTGGAGAGGTGCCTCTTCCTGAGGTCTCCACAGCTATTTCCCATTTCTGGCAAGAGCTTTCTGAagagagcagggacagcatCTTGCAGTACTGTAGCCAGAGAGATTTCTTCATGGATCCCAAGGCTGTTTGCCCAGAGCCTGCTTGCACTGAAGGTAGTGTGAGGGACAGCGGAGGTAACAGTGAGGAAGCCAGTGGTTCCTCAGTCTCCACGCCAGAGGAA GTGATGTTTGAAGATGCGTTTGATGTTGCTGCTGGTTTCCTCGACAGAAGCAAGACTCAGGGCATGTCCAGCCAGAG TTCAGCATTTGCAAGCTGCACTTCTGAAAATCCAGAGGATCACCAGAGACTCTATCTGCAGGTCACTGACTTCCTAAAACACCTCTTCTTTGCTAATACACAGTTTTGCCAG GAAGAAGATCTTCACTATGATCATGAGACCGTGATGCTGCGGTGCACTGAGACCTTCGATGATGAAGATTTCTAA
- the WDR91 gene encoding WD repeat-containing protein 91 isoform X1 encodes MAAATERTDELVREYLLFRGFTAALKQLDAEIKADREKGFRVDKIVDQLQQFVQSYDLAALRDYWSYLDRRLFSRLEDVYRPTVNKLKTSLFRYYLVHAIQNGRNDKAQEFFLKLASELQNQAEWKDWFVLPFLPAPDSNPTFATYFSRQWADTFIVSLHNFLSVLFQCMPVPVILNFEAECLRSSLIQEENESLRHKLFALQAESSRMKKEELEVEQTVTHHKLPAYVANMDRLGDSELDMTCNQRSTAHSLQSRGGFLSSFLSQSKKGPSRPTHSSGASPTQTGNMLLGKKEPTNHQSAKGKEGTVSCKDGKIPFSGLVAGESSSLQQRQKRLQEHGKERKELLSKGTFQDFFLQGQSAEKKTDTSIAEAEPCSDLHAEQTETSAKVPGSSAEAVGVRQEQPFIVLSQEEYGEHHSSIMYCRVDCSGRRVASLDVDGVIKVWSFNPIMQTKASSISKSPLLSLEWATKRDRLLLLGSGVGTVRLYDTEAKKNLCEISIDEDMPRILSLACSPSGASFVCSAAAQSPISHIDFSVINSGGKSVNQVPGKLLLWDTKTMKQQLQFSLEPEPIAINCTAFNHNGNLLVTGAADGIVRLFDMQQHECAMSWKAHDGEVYSVEFSYDENTVYSIGEDGKFIQWNIHKIGLKVSEYDLPREATGPFILSGYSGYKQVQFPRGRLFAFDSEGNYMLTCSSTGGVIFKLNGEEKVLESCLSLGGHRAPVVTVDWSTAMDCGTCLTASMDGKIKLTTLLAQKS; translated from the exons ATGGCGGCGGCAACGGAGCGCACGGACGAGCTGGTGCGGGAGTATCTGCTCTTCCGCGGCTTCACCGCCGCCCTCAAGCAGCTGGACGCCGAGATCAAGGCGGACAGGGAGAAGGGTTTCCGG GTGGATAAGATAGTGGaccagctgcagcagtttgtTCAGAGCTACGATCTGGCTGCCCTGCGGGATTACTGGAGTTATCTGGACCGACGCCTTTTCAGCCGTTTGGAAGACGTCTATCGGCCAACAGTGAACAAGCTCAAAACCAGCTTATTCCGATATTACCTTGTCCATGCTATTCAG aATGGCCGCAATGACAAGGCGCAAGAGTTTTTCCTCAAGCTGGCCTCCGAGCTCCAGAACCAGGCAGAGTGGAAGGATTGGTTTGTcctgcccttcctccctgctccagatTCCAACCCCACCTTTGCCACCTATTTCTCACGCCAGTGGGCAGATACGTTCATCGTGTCCCTGCACAACTTCCTGAGCGTCTTATTTCAGTGCATGC CAGTTCCAGTCATACTGAACTTTGAAGCTGAATGTCTCAGGAGCAGTCTCatacaagaagaaaatgaatcGTTGCGGCATAAG CTGTTTGCTCTGCAGGCTGAATCCTCCCGCATGAAGAAAGAGGAACTGGAGGTGGAACAAACAGTTACGCATCACAAGTTGCCTGCATATGTGGCCAACATGGATCGACTAGGGGACTCTGAACT TGATATGACCTGCAATCAGAGGAGTACAGCACATTCTCTTCAGTCCCGGGGAGGCTTTCTGtcctcttttctctcccaaaGTAAAAAGGGCCCTTCCAGACCAACCCATTCAAGTGGGGCTTCTCCAACGCAGACTGGCAATATGCTGCTAGGGAAGAAAGAACCAACAAATCACCAG AGtgccaaaggaaaagaaggaacagTGAGCTGTAAGGACGGAAAGATCCCCTTCAGTGGTTTAGTGGCAGGCGAGTCCAGTTCCCTGCAGCAGCGGCAGAAGCGCTTGCAAGAgcatgggaaagaaaggaaggaactgTTGTCGAAAGGGACCTTCCAG GATTTCTTCCTTCAGGGCCAAAgtgctgagaagaaaacagatacTAGCATAGCTGAGGCAGAACCATGCTCAGATCTGCATGCTGAGCAAACAGAGACTTCAGCCAAAGTTcctggcagcagtgcagaggcTGTGGGGGTTCGGCAGGAACAGCCTTTCATCGTCCTGAGCCAGGAGGAGTATGGGGAGCACCATTCATCCATCATGTACTGCAG GGTTGATTGTTCTGGACGGAGGGTGGCCAGCTTGGACGTGGATGGGGTCATCAAAGTCTGGTCTTTTAACCCCATAATGCAAACTAAAGCTTCATCCATTTCCAAATCTCCATTGCTGTCCCTGGAATGGGCCACCAAGCGTGATCGGCTG CTATTGCTTGGCAGTGGGGTTGGGACGGTTCGTCTTTATgacacagaagcaaagaagaatCTCTGTGAAATCAGCATTGATGAAGACATGCCCAG GATCCTCTCGCTTGCCTGCAGCCCAAGTGGTGCCTCCTTtgtctgctctgcagcagcccagagccccATCTCCCACATTGACTTCTCAGTAATCAACTCTGGGGGCAAAAGTGTGAACCAAGTTCCTGGGAAGCTGCTACTGTGGGACACTAAAACGATGAAGCAGCAG ctgcagttctccctggagcctgAGCCCATTGCTATTAACTGCACAGCCTTCAACCACAATGGCAACCTGCTGGTCACCGGGGCTGCAGATGGGATTGTTCGTCTCTTTG ATATGCAGCAGCATGAGTGCGCCATGAGCTGGAAGGCACATGATGGGGAAGTCTACTCCGTCGAGTTCAGCTATGATGAGAACACAGTCTACAGCATAGGCGAGGATGGCAAG TTTATTCAGTGGAATATCCACAAAATTGGCTTGAAGGTGTCTGAGTATGACCTTCCCAGGGAAGCTACAGGTCCTTTTATTCTGTCTGGGTACAGTGGCTACAAGCAAGTCCAGTTCCCACGAGGACGGCTTTTTGCTTTTGACTCTGAGGGCAATTACATGTTGACATGCTCTTCTACTGGGGGAGTAATATTCAAG tTAAATGGTGAGGAAAAGGTTCTGGagagctgcctttccctgggagGACACCGAGCTCCTGTTGTCACAGTGGATTGGAGCACAGCCATGGACTGCGGGACCTGCCTCACTGCTTCTATGGAcgggaaaattaaattaacaacCTTACTGGCTCAAAAGTCTTAA